One Salvia splendens isolate huo1 chromosome 12, SspV2, whole genome shotgun sequence genomic window carries:
- the LOC121759688 gene encoding tubby-like F-box protein 8, producing MSFRSIARDIRDSFGSLSRRHFDVRLSGHHRGKSHGSLHDLSDQPIVIQNSRWANLPPELLYDVIRRLEESESTWPARKHVVACAAVCRSWRSMCQEIVKIPELSGKLTFPVSLKQPGSRDGTIQCFIKRDKSNLTYHLFLCLSPALLVENGKFLLSAKRTRRTTCTEYIISMDADNISRSSSTYIGKLRSNFLGTKFIIFDTQPPHNCSHIAPPGRTSRRFYSKKVSPKVPTGSYSISQISYELNVLGTRGPRRMNCTMHSIPASSLEPGGVVPGQPELLSRPLEDSFRSISFSKALDVSTEFSSSRFSDIAGISNSDDDSKPRPLVLKNKSPRWHEQLQCWCLNFRGRVTVASVKNFQLIAATQAPPPPPPPSAPPAGSQPAQSDHDKVILQFGKVGKDIFTMDYRYPLSAFQAFAICLSSFDTKLACE from the exons ATGTCATTCCGAAGTATAGCACGTGATATAAGAGACAGTTTTGGGAGTTTATCACGTAGGCATTTTGATGTGAGGCTTTCCGGTCATCATAGAGGTAAATCACATGGTTCGTTGCATGACTTGAGTGACCAGCCTATAGTAATTCAGAATAGCCGCTGGGCTAATCTTCCACCCGAGCTACTTTACGATGTGATTAGAAGGTTGGAGGAGAGTGAGAGTACTTGGCCGGCCCGAAAACATGTGGTTGCATGCGCTGCTGTTTGCCGATCATGGAGGAGCATGTGCCAGGAAATTGTTAAAATTCCCGAGTTGTCCGGGAAGCTCACGTTTCCAGTTTCACTAAAGCAG CCGGGGTCTCGAGATGGAACCATCCAATGCTTTATCAAGAGGGATAAATCTAACTTAACTTACCATCTGTTTTTGTGTCTTAGCCCTG CTTTGCTAGTTGAGAATGGGAAGTTCCTTCTCTCTGCAAAACGAACTCGTCGGACTACTTGCACCGAGTATATTATCTCGATGGATGCAGACAACATTTCGAGATCAAGTAGCACATACATTGGAAAACTCAG ATCAAATTTCCTTGGCACCAAGTTCATAATATTCGACACGCAGCCTCCACATAATTGTTCGCACATCGCACCTCCGGGGAGAACCAGCCGCAGGTTCTACTCCAAGAAAGTTTCCCCGAAAGTGCCAACTGGCAGCTACAGCATATCCCAAATTTCATACGAACTAAACGTGCTCGGTACGCGGGGCCCACGGAGGATGAACTGCACTATGCACTCAATCCCCGCCTCGTCATTGGAACCCGGTGGGGTGGTGCCTGGGCAGCCAGAACTTCTCTCTCGGCCCCTCGAGGACTCGTTCCGCAGCATCTCTTTCTCCAAGGCTCTCGACGTCTCTACAGAATTCAGCAGCTCGAGATTTTCTGACATCGCTGGGATATCAAATTCGGACGACGACAGCAAGCCGAGGCCCTTGGTTCTCAAGAACAAGTCTCCGAGATGGCACGAGCAGCTGCAGTGCTGGTGCCTCAACTTCCGAGGGCGGGTGACTGTCGCGTCTGTGAAGAACTTTCAATTGATTGCGGCCACACAGGCGCCGcccccgccaccaccacctAGCGCTCCTCCGGCTGGGTCTCAGCCGGCGCAGTCGGACCACGATAAGGTCATTCTCCAGTTTGGTAAGGTTGGGAAAGACATATTCACCATGGACTATAGGTATCCTCTTTCTGCCTTTCAAGCATTTGCTATTTGCTTGAGCAGCTTTGATACCAAATTGGCTTGTGAATAG